From Oreochromis niloticus isolate F11D_XX linkage group LG1, O_niloticus_UMD_NMBU, whole genome shotgun sequence, a single genomic window includes:
- the nmbb gene encoding neuromedin Bb gives MRGFTLNNVCQCGLFTYLVLFSFTAAVSFDLTELRNKVAKIKVNPRGNLWATGHFMGKKSVVDTPMLPSNEDQGADALEVTLPAEQSALGELFQEFLRVALQAQMDTQESRSKNQEEDLLMKILENYIRSRK, from the exons ATGAGAGGGTTTACACTGAATAATGTCTGCCAGTGTGGCTTGTTTACatatcttgttttgttttctttcaccgCTGCAGTGAGTTTCGACCTGACTGAGCTTAGGAATAAAGTTGCAAAAATCAAAGTGAATCCAAGAGGCAATCTTTGGGCTACAG GACATTTCATGGGCAAGAAGAGTGTCGTGGATACTCCTATGCTGCCTTCAAATGAGGACCAAGGTGCCGATGCGCTGGAAGTCACCCTTCCTGCAGAGCAGAGTGCGCTCGGGGAGCTTTTCCAAGAGTTTCTGCGGGTGGCGCTGCAAGCGCAGATGGATACACAAGAAAGTCGTTCGAAAAATCAG GAGGAGGACTTGTTGATGAAGATTTTAGAAAACTACATCCGAAGCAGAAAGTGA
- the sec11a gene encoding signal peptidase complex catalytic subunit SEC11A yields the protein MLSLDFLDDVRRMNKRQLYYQVLNFGMIVSSALMIWKGLMVVTGSESPIVVVLSGSMEPAFHRGDLLFLTNRVEDPIRVGEIVVFRIEGREIPIVHRVLKIHEKENGDIKFLTKGDNNAVDDRGLYKQGQHWLEKKDVVGRARGFVPYIGIVTILMNDYPKFKYAVLFMLGLFVLVHRE from the exons ATGTTATCGTTAGACTTTCTCGACGATGTTCGTCGCATGAATAAGCGGCAG CTCTACTATCAGGTGCTGAACTTTGGTATGATTGTTTCCTCTGCGCTGATGATCTGGAAGGGACTCATGGTTGTCACTGGCAGTGAGAGTcctattgttgttgttctcag TGGAAGTATGGAGCCAGCTTTCCACAGAGGAGACCTCTTGTTTCTGACCAACCGGGTAGAGGATCCAATCAGAGTTGGAGAGATTGTTGTCTTCAGGATAGAAGGCAGAGAGATCCCAATAGTACACAGAGTACTAAAGATTCATGAAAA GGAAAATGGAGACATTAAGTTCTTGACCAAAGGGGACAACAACGCAGTCGATGACAGAGGGCTGTATAAGCAGGGTCAACACTGGCTGGAGAAAAAAGATGTGGTGGGACGAGCTAGGGG GTTTGTGCCATACATCGGAATTGTCACCATCCTCATGAATGATTACCCCAAGTTTAAA TACGCTGTGCTCTTCATGCTGGGTCTATTTGTGTTGGTCCATCGGGAGTGA